The following coding sequences lie in one Pseudorca crassidens isolate mPseCra1 chromosome 2, mPseCra1.hap1, whole genome shotgun sequence genomic window:
- the BTBD8 gene encoding BTB/POZ domain-containing protein 8 isoform X5: MLSGCWAESSQEYITLQGISHVEMNVLIHFIYGGTLDFPDKANVGHILNMADMYGLEGLKEVAIYILRRDYCNFFQKPVPRRLASILECLIIAHSVGVESLFADCMKWIVKHFARFWSERSFANVPPEIQKSCLNMLIQSLNDKNAAFLLMESDRLIISLPRVKWTEAALTMASQLQEECIAFIIEDFSKIIQSENFALLLQSQAMSSTSDLLDKILKAIEENITTENSCSLLTALDTLLNSDSTKEMGFTCKIQALRDKLWIFLVQSFYAVRHTESWKLMSTDDQQKIQAAAFDKGDDRRLGKKPIFSSSQQRRQVSDPGAIKNKSWRESNKKEYWSCPSTNQKMKSDGLGASGHSSSTNRNSINKTLKHDDLKEKDGTKTASKSTKELKTVGKNVSGKPKPIIKPKTENGDNAKSANMSPRQVVERSAAAAANGQKNSVNGKGVRNQEGQITGARPKVLTGNLNVHAKAKPLKKVTGKDSPCLRISGPSSRSTNSSMELLTSTDCLDEPKENGSIKEKPSGHKFSLCDSPGQTVKNSVESIKTSTVAVKSRPVSKVTNGTSNKKSIHEQETNINNSVLKKVTSKGYSDPVPQAILKKRGNGNGCGTAQQRTKNATVNLAKTQGSQGESPHSVKSSGSSRQSDENVTKLDHSVTTDKQTPKRKTVKQGQTTLPKISAKIVAMPKNLNQSKKGETLNNKDSKQKTLPGQVILKTQPSSLRPLKSEPSVVQKSVLRDVCDNNNKGNVSEQKPHEPLINLTAEISDTEACQSPCILDPQKPLNNQEKEKLVLECQNISNLDKLIKHELESKQICSDKSETNFSGHKKTDQCNTVKIHCHSDESDNVDPEFYSTTALKSMISNPNENSLNSNPVCDLDSTNVEQVHSVSDREKQAGRKDTNKKLNIKCVEDVLPCVPEQTNGTLNSGQDDRKSRIHVEEQTVPHQFSDDSAMNGDKHATVDSNTSSKCFLEQIPGKNSPKDMETTETPESHETPEAPFMSHWNLSTSVLHQRESPESDSGSATTSSDDIKPRSEDYDAGGSQDDDGSNDRGISKCGTMLCHDFLGRSSSDTSTPEELKIYDSNLRIEVKMKKQSSNDLFQVNSTSDDEIPRKRPEIWSRSTRVHPREKENIPRGSIQFAQEVDQVSSSADETEDERSEAENVAENFSTSNPALQQFQGIINLAFEDATENESHEFRATKNFKRSVLLSVDECEELGSDEGEVHAPFQPSVDSPSPSDVFDGVSHEHHGRVCYSRYSQGSKGSILECRQEKANSVYKNKSSPLGLSSIDSSRKDKQSASATEKKSTTDVLSRGGRQLPPEDKKVNSGSNVVNDFQPRSKLSDSDIKSQERPCHLELHQRDPNSDIPKNSSTKSLDSYWSQVLPPEGQVKESHSAATKKANIALSAGDIDDCDTVAQNYMYDHRPSKTLSPIYEMDVTEAFEQKMESETHVTDMDFEDEQHFAKQDWTLLKQLLSEEDSNLNITNSIPEDLNLAQYLINQTLLLARDSSKPQGKAHVDTLNRWSELTSPFDDSSASITMASFSSEDCSPQGEWTILELETQH; encoded by the exons aaTGATAAGAATGCTGCTTTTCTTCTGATGGAAAGTGACAGGCTAATCATCAGTTTACCCAGAGTGAAGTGGACAGAAGCAGCACTGACCATGGCATCTCAGCTTCAAGAAGAATGTATTGCATTTATTATAGAAGACTTCTCCAAGATCATTCAAAGTGAAAATTTTGCTCTCCTCTTACAG TCACAAGCAATGAGTAGCACATCTGATCTGctggacaaaattttaaaagcaattgaAGAAAACATTACCACGGAGAATAGTTGCTCTCTTCTTACAGCTCTGGACACGTTACTGAACTCTGACAGTACAAAGGAAATG GGTTTTACGTGCAAGATCCAGGCTCTGCGTGATAAGCTGTggatcttcctggttcagtctttctATGCTGTTCGTCACACAGAAAGCTGGAAGCTGATGAGCACAGATGATCAACAGAAAATCCAAGCAG ctGCATTTGACAAAGGTGATGACCGAAGACTTGGCAAAAAGCCTATATTCAGCAGCTCTCAG caAAGGAGACAAGTTTCTGACCCTGGTGCTATAAAAAACAAATCTTGGAGAGAAAGTAACAAGAAAGAGTATTGGAGTTGTCCCTCTACGAATCAAAAGATGAAATCTGATGGATTAGGAGCGTCTGGACATTCATCAAGTACTAATAGAAATTctataaataaaactttgaagCATGATGATTTAAAGGAAAAGGATGGTACAAAAACCGCATCCAAGAgtacaaaagaattaaaaactgtGGGAAAAAATGTTTCTGGAAAGCCCAAACCTATAATAAAGCCCAAAACAGAAAACGGTGATAATGCAAAGTCAGCAAACATGTCACCTAGACAAGTTGTGGAaagatcagcagcagcagcagcaaatggACAGAAAAATTCAGTAAATGGAAAAGGAGTGAGAAATCAGGAAGGTCAAATTACAGGTGCCAGACCCAAGGTACTCACTGGGAACTTAAACGTGCATGCCAAAGCAAAGCCTTTGAAGAAAGTGACAGGCAAAGATTCTCCATGCCTCAGGATTTCAGGGCCCTCCAGCAGATCTACAAATTCAAGTATGGAATTACTGACTTCCACTGACTGTCTGGATGAACCAAAAGAAAATGGGTCAATAAAAGAGAAGCCTTCTGGTCATAAATTTTCCCTTTGTGACTCTCCAGGACAGACTGTGAAAAACAGTGTAGAAAGTATCAAAACTTCCACTGTAG CAGTAAAATCTCGACCTGTTTCAAAAGTTACCAATGGAACTTCCAATAAAAAAAGCATTCATGAACAAGAAACTAATATAAATAATAG tgTGCTAAAGAAGGTCACCAGCAAAGGATACAGTGATCCAGTACCACaggcaattttaaagaaaagaggaaatggcaATGGATGTGGTACAGCTCAGCAGAGGACAAAGAATGCCACAGTTAATCTTGCTAAAACTCAAG GATCCCAAGGAGAGTCACCACATTCAGTAAAATCTTCAGGGTCTTCAAGGCAGTCTGATGAAAATGTGACAAAATTGGACCACAGTGTAACTACAGATAAACAAACACCTAAGAGAAAAACTGTCAAGCAAGGACAAACAACATTGCCTAAGATTAGTGCAAAAATAGTAGCAATGCCTAAAAACCTAAATCAATCTAAGAAAGGTGAAACTTTGAATAATAAGGattcaaaacagaaaacacttcCTGGACAGGTTATATTGAAGACTCAGCCTTCTTCTCTGAGACCTTTAAAAAGTGAACCATCTGTTGTCCAAAAAAGTGTGCTTCGTGATGTATgtgataataataacaaaggCAATGTTTCTGAACAGAAGCCTCATGAACCTCTAATTAATCTCACAGCCGAAATCAGTGATACAGAAGCATGTCAGTCACCATGCATACTTGACCCACAAAAGCCATTaaacaatcaagaaaaagagaagttgGTGTTAGaatgccaaaatatttcaaatctagataaattaataaaacatgaaCTGGAATCAAAACAGATTTGTTCAGATAAAAGTGAAACAAATTTTTCTGGTCACAAAAAAACAGATCAATGCAACACAGTTAAAATACATTGTCATTCTGATGAGAGTGATAATGTAGATCCAGAATTTTATAGCACCACTGCTCTAAAATCCATGATTTCAAATCCAAATGAAAACTCTTTGAACTCTAATCCAGTTTGTGACCTAGATTCAACAAATGTAGAGCAAGTCCATTCAGTGTCAGATAGGGAGAAGCAAGCAGGGAGAaaagatacaaacaaaaaattaaacattaaatgtGTGGAAGATGTTTTACCTTGTGTTCCTGAACAGACAAATGGTACCTTAAATTCTGGTCAAGATGACAGAAAATCTAGAATTCATGTGGAAGAACAGACAGTTCCCCATCAGTTTTCTGATGACTCTGCCATGAATGGAGACAAACATGCTACAGTAGACTCAAATACTTCCTCCAAGTGTTTTTTGGAACAAATACCAGGGAAAAATTCTCctaaagacatggaaacaacagaaACTCCAGAGAGCCATGAAACTCCAGAAGCTCCATTCATGAGTCACTGGAATTTGAGTACCAGTGTTCTGCATCAGAGAGAGAGTCCTGAATCTGACAGTGGCAGTGCTACAACATCCTCTGATGACATAAAGCCTAGATCTGAAGACTATGATGCTGGAGGGTCTCAGGATGATGATGGGTCAAATGACAGGGGTATTTCTAAATGTGGCACTATGCTGTGCCATGATTTTCTTGGAAGAAGTAGCAGTGACACCAGTACTcctgaagaattaaaaatatatgatagtAACTTAAGAAttgaagtgaaaatgaaaaagcaaagtaGTAATGATCTTTTCCAAGTTAATTCGACAAGTGATGATGAGATTCCTAGGAAAAGGCCAGAAATTTGGTCTCGATCTACAAGAGTCCACcctagggaaaaagaaaatattccacGAGGCAGTATCCAGTTTGCTCAGGAAGTAGATCAGGTTTCTTCCTCAGCAGATGAAACAGAAGATGAAAGGTCTGAAGCTGAAAATGTTGCAGAAAATTTCTCTACATCTAACCCAGCTCTTCAGCAGTTTCAGGGAATAATTAATTTAGCTTTTGAAGATGCAACTGAAAATGAAAGTCACGAGTTTCGTgcaactaaaaattttaaaaggtcagtTTTACTTTCGGTAGATGAATGTGAAGAACTAGGATCTGATGAAGGGGAAGTCCATGCTCCCTTTCAGCCTTCTGTAGATTCGCCTTCACCTTCTGATGTTTTTGATGGTGTTTCTCATGAACATCACGGAAGGGTCTGCTACTCCAGATACTCACAAGGAAGTAAAGGTAGTATTTTAGAATGTAGACAAGAGAAAGCCAATAgtgtatataaaaacaaaagctcTCCCTTGGGTCTTAGTAGCATTGACTCTtcaagaaaagataaacagagtGCTTCAGCCACAGAAAAAAAGAGCACAACAGATGTCCTGTCCAGAGGAGGCAGACAGCTTCCTCCAgaagataaaaaagtaaacagtGGAAGCAATGTGGTTAATGACTTTCAGCCACGCAGCAAACTTTCAGATAGTGATATAAAATCTCAAGAAAGACCATGTCATCTGGAACTTCATCAAAGAGACCCCAATTCTGACATACCAAAGAACAGCTCTACAAAATCTCTGGACTCTTATTGGAGTCAAGTTCTGCCTCCAGAAGGTCAAGTGAAAGAGAGCCATTCTGCAGCTACCAAGAAAGCTAACATTGCTTTATCTGCAG GAGACATAGATGATTGTGACACAGTGGCACAAAACTACATGTATGACCATCGGCCTTCAAAAACCCTCTCTCCAATATATGAAATGGATGTAACAGAAGCATTTGAGCAGAAAATGGAATCAGAAACACATGTTACAGACATGGATTTTGAAGATGAGCAACACTTTGCAAAACAAGATTGGACGCTATTAAAGCAACTGCTCTCTGAAGAGGATTCAAACTTAAATATTACAAATTCTATTCCTGAAGACTTAAATTTAGCACAGTATCTAATCAATCAGACACTACTTTTAGCACGAGACAGCTCAAAACCTCAGGGTAAAGCACATGTTGACACTTTAAACAGATGGAGTGAACTAACATCTCCATTCGATGATTCCTCAGCAAGCATCACCATGGCTAGTTTTTCCTCTGAGGATTGTTCACCCCAAGGGGAATGGACAATTCTGGAACTAGAAACTCAGCATTAA